A single Ischnura elegans chromosome 13 unlocalized genomic scaffold, ioIscEleg1.1 SUPER_13_unloc_2, whole genome shotgun sequence DNA region contains:
- the LOC124172759 gene encoding protein ANTAGONIST OF LIKE HETEROCHROMATIN PROTEIN 1-like encodes MRMSPETFSYICANVSPKLDNCRKYCNLHINPICSEEQIVVTIRYLATGSSYKTLGFSFRMGDNTVGKIVRNVCKLLWGTFQPKHMPIPTISDFETVARRFEEVWKFPNCIGAIDGKHCKIKCPALSGSMYFNYKKTFSIVLQGVADDHYKFLFVDAGGYGKQSDGGTFKASDLGKLLERKELNIPGEKCLPRSDVKVPHVFIADEAYPLQEYLMKPFSQKTVGEAEDVYNTRLSSARKTIECAFGILYAKWRILSGCIETSPESADQQIKAACILHNIIIDKDGWSPSVSDIPPVPPEANLQPLGRSRNSASNRAKEVRNCFKAYFGNNV; translated from the exons ATGAGGATGTCACCTGAAACGTTTTCATACATTTGCGCCAATGTGTCACCAAAGCTGGATAATTGCAGAAAATACTGTAACCTCCATATTAACCCTATCTGCTCTGAAGAACAGATTGTGGTAACAATAAG GTATTTGGCAACTGGAAGCAGTTATAAGACTCTTGGGTTTTCATTCCGGATGGGGGATAATACAGTGGGAAAAATTGTGAGGAATGTATGCAAACTACTATGGGGCACCTTTCAACCCAAGCATATGCCCATTCCgacaatttcagattttgaaactgTGGCTAGGAGGTTTGAAGAAGTTTGGAAATTTCCAAACTGCATTGGTGCCATCGATGGGAAAcactgcaaaataaaatgtcCAGCGCTTTCTGGGTCCATgtacttcaattacaaaaaaacattttcgatcgTTCTGCAAGGAGTGGCAGATGACCACTACAAATTTCTATTTGTTGATGCAGGTGGTTATGGCAAGCAAAGTGATGGGGGCACTTTCAAAGCATCGGATTTGGGCAAGTTGTTGGAACGGAAGGAACTAAACATTCCAGGTGAAAAATGTTTGCCCCGAAGTGATGTTAAGGTGCCCCATGTTTTTATTGCGGATGAGGCGTATCCTTTGCAGGAATATTTGATGAAGCCGTTCTCACAAAAAACAGTTGGTGAAGCTGAGGATGTGTACAACACCCGGCTGTCTAGTGCCAGAAAGACAATTGAATGTGCGTTTGGCATTTTATATGCTAAATGGCGGATTTTAAGTGGGTGTATTGAAACATCCCCGGAAAGTGCAGACCAACAAATAAAGGCTGCGTGCATTCTTCACAATATCATAATTGATAAAGATGGCTGGAGTCCAAGTGTGTCCGACATCCCGCCTGTCCCTCCCGAAGCCAATCTACAACCTTTGGGGAGATCCAGAAATTCCGCTTCAAACCGTGCGAAAGAAGTCAGAAATTGCTTTAAGGCATACTTTGGgaataatgtataa